Proteins encoded within one genomic window of Brassica rapa cultivar Chiifu-401-42 chromosome A09, CAAS_Brap_v3.01, whole genome shotgun sequence:
- the LOC103843072 gene encoding disease resistance protein RFL1 produces MGGCFSVSVSCDQVVNQVSQCLCLKGSYIHNLPQNLATLHKAMRALKAKRDDVQVRVDREEFAGHRRRLDQVQVWLTSILTMENQYDELLRTSDLELQRLCLCRFFSKNVEKSYLYGKRVMVMLREVESLSSQGEFDVVTDAAPIAEGEELPIQPTIGQETMLEMVWSRLMEDEVGMVGLYGMGGVGKTTLLTQINNRFSKRDGGFNVVIWVVVSQNATVHKIQGSIGEKLGVGGKEWDEKSDVERAHDIHNVLRRKKFVLFLDDIWEKVNLSKIGVPYPSRETRSKVVFTTRSRDVCGRMGVDDPIEVHCLDTDKAWDLFKRKVGEHTLGRHPDIPELARKVAGKCRGLPLALNVIGETMASKRSVQEWRRAVDVLTSSATEFSGVEDEILPILKYSYDNLDGEMTKSCFLYCSLFPEDGYIDKERLIEYWIGEGFIDEKEGRERAMSQGYEILGTLVRACLLLVEEIRYAAEEYVKLHDVVREMAMWIASDLGKNKERCIVQARAGIREIPKVKNWKDVRRISLMANDIQIISESPDCPELTTVILRENRSLEEISDGFFQSMPKLLVLDLSDCILSGFRMDMCNLVSLRYLNLSHTSISELPFGLEQLKMLIHLNLESTKCLESLDGISGLSSLRTLKLLYSKVRLDMSLMEALKLLEHIEYISVNISTSTLVGEKLFDDPRIGRSIQQVRIGEEESVQVMVLPALDGLHDIFIHSCRMLEEIKIEKTPWNKSLTSPCFSILTRVIIAFCDGLKDLTWLLFASNLTQLYVHTSGRLEEIISKEKAESVLENNIIPFKKLQELALADLPELKSIYWNALPFQRLRHIQISGSCLKLRKLPLNSKSVLNVEKLVIECPDKEWLERVEWEDEATRLRFLPLCTTHMIF; encoded by the coding sequence ATGGGAGGTTGTTTCTCTGTCTCAGTGTCATGTGATCAAGTGGTGAATCAAGTCTCCCAATGTCTATGCCTCAAGGGAAGTTATATCCACAACCTCCCGCAGAATCTAGCGACTCTCCATAAAGCCATGCGAGCTCTCAAGGCTAAGAGAGATGATGTTCAAGTAAGGGTAGACAGAGAAGAGTTTGCTGGACATCGTCGAAGGCTTGATCAAGTCCAGGTATGGCTTACGAGTATCCTCACAATGGAAAACCAATATGATGAGCTTCTTAGGACTAGTGACCTTGAGCTTCAAAGGTTGTGTCTTTGtcgatttttttctaaaaatgtgGAAAAGAGTTATCTTTATGGGAAAAGGGTTATGGTAATGTTGAGGGAGGTAGAGAGTCTTAGTTCCCAGGGAGAATTTGATGTGGTGACTGATGCAGCTCCTATAGCTGAGGGTGAAGAGTTGCCTATCCAACCAACAATAGGTCAGGAAACAATGCTCGAAATGGTATGGAGCCGTCTGATGGAAGATGAAGTTGGGATGGTGGGTCTGTATGGTATGGGTGGGGTTGGCAAAACCACCCTTCTCACGCAGATCAACAATAGGTTTTCTAAACGAGATGGTGGGTTTAATGTTGTGATATGGGTTGTGGTGTCACAAAATGCAACAGTCCATAAGATTCAAGGGAGCATCGGTGAAAAGCTAGGCGTTGGGGGGAAAGAGTGGGACGAGAAAAGCGACGTGGAGAGAGCCCATGACATCCACAACGTTCTCAGGAGGAAGAAATTTGTGTTGTTTCTGGATGACATATGGGAGAAAGTGAATTTAAGTAAGATTGGAGTCCCATATCCAAGCAGAGAAACCAGAAGCAAAGTAGTATTTACCACCCGCTCTCGAGATGTGTGTGGGCGCATGGGAGTTGATGACCCGATCGAAGTCCATTGTCTGGACACAGACAAAGCCTGGGATTTGTTCAAAAGGAAAGTCGGAGAACATACACTGGGAAGGCACCCAGACATTCCCGAGCTCGCAAGAAAAGTCGCTGGGAAATGTCGTGGCCTACCATTGGCACTTAATGTCATTGGTGAAACAATGGCGAGCAAAAGATCAGTACAAGAGTGGCGTCGAGCAGTTGATGTGTTGACTTCATCTGCCACAGAGTTTTCAGGCGTTGAAGATGAGATTCTTCCGATATTGAAGTATAGCTACGATAACTTGGATGGTGAGATGACCAAGTCATGTTTTCTGTATTGCTCTCTGTTTCCTGAAGATGGTTATATTGATAAAGAGAGATTGATAGAGTACTGGATAGGTGAGGGGTTCATTGATGAGAAGGAAGGTAGAGAGAGGGCAATGAGCCAAGGTTATGAGATACTCGGGACCCTTGTCCGTGCATGTTTGTTGTTGGTTGAGGAAATAAGATACGCAGCCGAAGAATATGTAAAATTGCATGATGTGGTGCGGGAGATGGCCATGTGGATAGCTTCGGATCTAGGAAAGAATAAAGAAAGATGTATCGTACAAGCTCGTGCCGGGATACGTGAAATACCCAAAGTGAAGAACTGGAAAGATGTGAGAAGAATTTCGTTGATGGCAAATGATATTCAAATCATATCTGAGAGCCCTGACTGTCCTGAACTTACAACCGTCATCCTTCGAGAAAACCGCTCTCTGGAAGAGATATCAGATGGATTTTTTCAGTCTATGCCAAAGCTTCTGGTTTTGGATTTATCAGATTGTATTCTCAGTGGATTTCGAATGGATATGTGCAATCTGGTTTCCTTGAGATACCTTAACTTGTCACATACAAGTATATCAGAATTACCTTTTGGTTTAGAACAGTTGAAAATGCTAATACATCTGAATTTGGAGAGTACAAAGTGCCTTGAGAGTTTAGATGGGATATCAGGATTGTCAAGCTTGAGGACACTGAAGCTACTTTATTCCAAAGTGCGGCTAGATATGAGCCTAATGGAGGCGCTGAAGCTCTTAGAACATATAGAGTATATAAGCGTAAATATCTCGACAAGTACTTTGGTTGGGGAGAAATTGTTCGATGACCCCAGAATTGGAAGAAGCATCCAACAAGTTCGGATTGGGGAAGAAGAGTCAGTCCAAGTAATGGTTCTGCCAGCTTTGGATGGTCTCCATGACATCTTCATACATAGTTGTAGAATGTTGGAGGAGATAAAGATAGAGAAGACACCATGGAACAAAAGCCTGACAAGTCCATGCTTCTCAATCCTCACTCGAGTAATAATTGCCTTTTGTGATGGTCTAAAGGATTTGACGTGGCTGTTGTTTGCTTCAAACCTTACTCAACTTTATGTGCATACGTCAGGGCGACTAGAGGAGATAATAAGCAAAGAGAAAGCTGAGAGTGTTTTAGAGAATAATATTATTCCTTTCAAGAAACTACAAGAGCTTGCCTTGGCCGATTTGCCTGAGCTGAAGAGCATATATTGGAATGCTCTGCCATTTCAACGTCTGAGACATATCCAGATAAGCGGCAGTTGTCTGAAGCTGAGAAAGCTGCCTCTGAATTCTAAAAGCGTCCTTAACGTTGAAAAGTTGGTCATAGAGTGCCCTGATAAAGAATGGTTAGAAAGAGTTGAATGGGAGGACGAAGCCACAAGACTCCGTTTCTTACCTTTATGTACGACCCACATGATCTTCTAA
- the LOC103843196 gene encoding glycosyl hydrolase 5 family protein-like: MSIMISTLFIFADGGYKIGKAQCDGLDNHLTKPGWCCANNDGNGFFGDKFFDPTVWTAALSKMAATFNGVSNVVGMSLRNELRGTKQNVNDWFKYMQQGAEAVHSANKNVLVIMSGLSFDTDLSFLMPRPVHLSFTGKLVFELHWYSFSDGNSWSTNNSNDNCGQVLNRIRNNGGFLLNQGFPLFLSEIGIDERGGNVNDDRYFGCLTGWAAKNDVDWSLWALTGTYYLRLGVVGLNEYYGVLDSDWISVRNSSFLQKIYLLQSTLQGA; this comes from the exons ATGTCAATAATGATATCCACCCTTTTTATTTTTGCAGATGGTGGTTACAAAATTGGGAAAGCACAATGTGATGGTTTAGACAACCACCTAACCAAACCAGGGTGGTGCTGTGCCAACAACGACGGTAATGGTTTCTTCGGTGACAAGTTCTTCGATCCCACCGTATGGACCGCAGCTTTGAGTAAAATGGCAGCAACTTTCAACGGCGTCTCTAATGTCGTTGGCATGAGTCTAAGGAATGAACTTAGAGGAACTAAACAAAACGTTAACGATTGGTTCAA GTACATGCAACAAGGAGCGGAAGCAGTTCATTCAGCAAACAAGAACGTACTTGTAATCATGTCCGGTCTCAGTTTCGACACTGACCTCTCTTTCCTTATGCCGCGACCCGTCCATCTATCTTTCACCGGAAAACTCGTCTTCGAGCTCCACTGGTATTCATTCTCTGACGGAAACTCATGGTCGACCAATAACTCCAACGATAACTGCGGTCAGGTTCTAAACCGGATAAGAAATAATGGCGGTTTTCTCCTTAACCAAGGCTTTCCCTTGTTCCTCAGCGAAATTGGTATAGATGAAAGAGGAGGAAACGTTAATGATGATCGCTATTTTGGATGTCTAACCGGTTGGGCGGCCAAAAATGATGTCGACTGGTCACTATGGGCCCTAACCGGAACTTATTACTTAAGACTAGGCGTGGTCGGGTTGAATGAGTATTATGGTGTGCTGGATTCGGATTGGATTAGTGTTCGAAACTCAAGTTTCTTGCAAAAGATCTATCTTCTTCAATCTACACTTCAAGGTGCTTAA